The Microlunatus antarcticus genome window below encodes:
- the otsB gene encoding trehalose-phosphatase, with product MTDGALAQNRLQAVLDHPEQTLVGIDFDGTLAPIVADPEQAHADPRAVAALGRLGRLLGTVAVVTGRPARTAVRLGGFRDVEGLDRLVVLGQYGVERWDASTDEFVIPPDPGQVAALTQEIPPLLDRLGQGAAHVEHKGRAVVVHTRQLPDPDASFSTLSGPLNDLAERHEMVVEPGKNVLEIRSPGIDKGVALRAIVEQTGARQVVFVGDDLGDLPAFREVEQLRREGLGGLLVCSASHEEDALSAIADVVVQGPAGVATWLEELADALEARRSTV from the coding sequence ATGACCGACGGCGCGCTGGCGCAGAACCGCCTGCAGGCCGTGCTCGACCACCCGGAGCAGACGCTCGTGGGGATCGACTTCGACGGCACCCTCGCGCCGATCGTCGCCGACCCGGAGCAGGCGCACGCGGACCCGCGCGCGGTCGCCGCGCTGGGTCGCCTCGGGCGGCTGCTGGGGACCGTCGCCGTCGTCACCGGACGCCCCGCACGGACCGCCGTGCGGCTGGGCGGCTTCCGCGACGTCGAGGGTCTTGACCGCCTCGTGGTGCTGGGCCAGTACGGCGTCGAGCGCTGGGACGCGTCGACCGACGAGTTCGTCATCCCGCCCGACCCCGGCCAGGTCGCCGCGCTGACGCAGGAGATCCCGCCGCTGCTCGACCGGCTCGGCCAGGGCGCCGCCCACGTCGAGCACAAGGGTCGCGCGGTCGTCGTGCACACCCGCCAGCTGCCGGACCCGGACGCGTCCTTCTCGACCCTGTCCGGGCCGCTGAACGACCTCGCCGAACGCCACGAGATGGTCGTGGAGCCCGGCAAGAACGTCCTCGAGATCCGCTCGCCGGGCATCGACAAGGGGGTCGCGCTGCGGGCGATCGTCGAGCAGACCGGCGCCCGGCAGGTCGTGTTCGTGGGCGACGACCTCGGTGACCTGCCGGCCTTCCGCGAGGTCGAGCAGCTGCGTCGCGAGGGTCTCGGCGGGCTGCTGGTCTGCTCGGCGTCGCACGAGGAGGACGCGCTGTCGGCGATCGCCGACGTCGTCGTCCAGGGGCCGGCGGGTGTGGCGACGTGGCTCGAGGAGCTCGCCGACGCCCTCGAGGCCCGG
- a CDS encoding tyrosine-protein phosphatase: protein MSAQPEVSVLATTVGPQALTRRTALVGALGLAGTALVGVPAAQAAPRVSGRILETYLAAGGARVLGAAVHGEVKRRISSKNTYAQRFERGIVWWGSGVGKVDLTAGPRVRLDTSRNFRPVVGVRDLWRTGDLDGCTALEKRVVIDLGIETMIAMNSGGDPSIPGVKKYRYYIDNAGENLEFYRGYVAWAASRKSVGRVLRRVARSDAPVLVHCRAGKDRTGWVCDLMQSVAGVSREVRDADYLATRAYAGSEIDLAWLNAARDQLVTDYGTLEDYLVDGCDLDRADLVRLRLRLR, encoded by the coding sequence ATGAGCGCACAGCCCGAGGTCTCCGTCCTCGCGACGACCGTCGGCCCGCAGGCCCTCACCCGTCGTACGGCCCTCGTCGGGGCCCTCGGCCTGGCCGGGACCGCGCTGGTCGGGGTCCCCGCCGCCCAGGCCGCCCCGCGGGTCAGCGGACGGATCCTCGAGACCTACCTCGCCGCGGGCGGGGCCCGCGTCCTCGGTGCCGCCGTGCACGGCGAGGTGAAGCGGCGGATCTCGTCGAAGAACACCTACGCGCAGCGCTTCGAGCGCGGCATCGTCTGGTGGGGCTCCGGGGTGGGCAAGGTCGACCTGACCGCCGGCCCCCGGGTCCGGCTCGACACCTCGCGCAACTTCCGCCCCGTCGTCGGGGTGCGGGACCTGTGGCGCACCGGCGACCTGGACGGGTGCACGGCGCTCGAGAAGCGGGTCGTGATCGACCTCGGCATCGAGACGATGATCGCGATGAACTCGGGCGGCGACCCGTCGATCCCCGGCGTGAAGAAGTACCGGTACTACATCGACAACGCGGGGGAGAACCTCGAGTTCTACCGGGGTTACGTCGCCTGGGCCGCGAGCCGGAAGTCGGTCGGCCGGGTGCTCCGCCGCGTCGCCCGCTCCGACGCCCCGGTGCTCGTGCACTGCCGGGCCGGCAAGGACCGGACGGGCTGGGTCTGCGACCTGATGCAGAGCGTCGCCGGGGTCAGCCGCGAGGTGCGCGACGCCGACTACCTGGCCACGCGGGCGTACGCCGGGTCGGAGATCGACCTCGCGTGGCTGAACGCCGCCCGGGACCAGCTCGTCACCGACTACGGCACGCTCGAGGATTACCTCGTGGACGGTTGCGACCTGGACCGCGCCGACCTCGTCCGGCTGCGACTCCGGCTCCGCTAG